Sequence from the Castanea sativa cultivar Marrone di Chiusa Pesio chromosome 12, ASM4071231v1 genome:
GTGGTCCCATAATCACACATGTGATGTATGCAGATGATATAATTTTGTTCTCCAAAGCTTCTAAAAAAGATGCAACCACAATCAACCCCATCGTAAACAAGTACTGTAGCTGGTCCGGTCAGCAAGTAAATAGGGAGAAGTCGGGCATTCTTTTCTCAAAGCACACTCAAAGTAACACTCGCAAATCTTTGAAGAGTATTCTCCAGATAAAGTCCCTTAAAAAAGATACAATAGACTTAGGTGTGCCTCTCCTCTTGTCCAGAGCACCTTCAAAGGATTTCTCCTACCTACAATCCAAGTTTAAATCAAAACTCACGGGTTGGAGGACCAAGTGCCTTTTGTGGGCTGGAAGAAGAACTCTCATATGCTCAGTTGCCTAATCCATTCCAAATTACAGCATGTCTACCTTCAACATTCCGAAAAAAGTGTGCGAGAATCTTGACTCCCTTTCCAGGAGATTCTGGTGGAACCCGAAGAAATCAGAGGGTAAGTTTCTAGCTTGGAGATCGTGGGATAAGCTATGCTACCCAAAGAGTCAAGGTGGACTCAAATTCAAAAAGGCAAAGGACATCAATAATGCTCTTCTTGACAAGCTTGCTTGGATGATTTCCTCCAAAAGGGACAACCTTGACATGAACATTCTGAGGTCTAAATACAGAGTTTCGGAGGACTGGTTGCAGTCTAAGCCACCTAAGAGAGCCTCACCCATCTGGAAAGCTATTGAGTTGGCAAAGAAAATCATTGTCAAAGGAGCATGCTATACTATTGGCACCTGGACATCCATTAATGTCTGGACGAACCCTTGGGTTCCCTGGATAGAAGGTTTCATCCCAACCCCAAAAGAAGAGGTGTATTCCCAACATCCTATTCTTGTTAGCCATCTGATTGACCCCAATCTTCACTGCTGGAAGCATAACTTAGTAAAAGAGCTATTTAACCCTCCTTCGGCACAAGCTATCCTATCCATCCCCATTCCATCTAGACCTCTTCCTGACAAATTCATATGGACACCGGACCCAAAAGGCAACTTCTCAGTGAAATCTACCTACCACACATCCCGCTCCCACCTACCCTCCTTACCCCATGGTGGAATTTGCTGAAATTAGCTCTGGAAGTTGAACCTGCCCGAGAGACTAAAAATGCTCCTATGGAGGATTGGAGTCAACTCTATTCCCACTAAGGAAAATCTCCACACCCGACTCCATGTTAGTTATACCAATTGCCTTTTTTGCAAGGCTAGCATTGAATCCTTAAGCCACCTCTTCTTTAACTGCCCTGCCTCCAGATCGCTTTGGTTTGCTATTTGTTGGGGCCTCAGAACAGAGAACTTAACTATTTCCCAACCGGAGGACATTATTAATTTCGTCTTGAATCCTCCAAATTTCCCTAGTGAAACTATTGACTATGGCCAAATCTCCCTACAGATGGCGTTTACAATTGAAGAAATTTGGAGGGCAAGAAATCGCTCCCTCCATCAGAATTGTGTTTGGGATGTTTCCTCTTCTATTAGGCTAGTCCATACTAGATGTCATGAATTCTCCACAATCATTACCCCCCCTGCAGCTCACAGTCTTCCTCTACCTGTCAGCGTATGGTCCCCTCCATCCGCTGACTGCATCAAGATCAACATAGATGTTGCCATCTCTGATACGAATGATGCTATTGCTGTGGTGGCTCGTGATCACTGTGGAGTGCCAATCAAAATCTGGGCTAGGTTGATTAAGGAGACAACCCCATTCCAAGCTGAAACAACAGCTCTGCTTTGGGCTGTTCAACTTGCTAAAATGGAGAATTGGAGCCGGGATATCTTCGAAGGAGATACTAAGATTTGTTTTGATGCCATCAATGCTCCTAACCAACCTTTTTCTTGGTGCATTCGGACCCAGCTGCTTAATATCATTGCTGCTGcagagtttttcttttcttgttcgTTTGTTTGATTAGTAGGACTGGTAATGGTGTTGCACACCAAGTAGctagattttttttactttcccgcttaggttttgtgtttttgttggaTAATCTGCCCCTGCCTTGCTGGCACTTTGTAAGGCAAATTACCCCCCTTGTTCCGTTTTTTTCTAGTAATGCATTGCAgattatcaccaaaaaaaaaatcacaggcCTTGAAAAGTATCAAAGATATTACACCTACTTATTCATCatacaaatacaaattatcTTATTAGTTCTTATGGGAAACGGAAAATTAATATATGGTTTCTTATTGGGGAAAAGAACCACATTATGGTTTCTTTATTAAGGCGCTGTTTAGTAACAatgtttaaacaacgaaaattgttgtttaaacactacaacccgtattttcacacatttttttatccacgtgtattttcacaaaacttaAACAATGTTAAGAATCTATTACCAAACAGGGCCTTATTTAGATGTTTAGCCTCCTAGTCTTGCAACAAGAATGAAAGGCAGTATCTCTCTGAAGAACAATGCCAGCAGGTCAAACTCAGAAATTACGTACTTTATCCTTTATAAATAGCTTCCTTCAGTTACACATGAGATGCAGTAATAACACTGTCCATGGTTAATAATAAGTCAAGGAAGAGTACTTCACCATTCCACCAATgcagaaaatcaaacaattacCAACTCCAACTTCCATAATACTTCACCAATACAATGAAAGGTACAGCCATAAGCAAAAGAAGGGCTAAGACCCAAACTAAAACAGGATACAAAAGCAGAGATAGTCATGGCCAGGCTATTCTAGAAAAGATTTCGAAGCTCTTTTCTCACTATCTTAGATTCCAGCTGGAACGGCTTGTCAATTTGTTAGCAAAGAACTGGCACATACTGCCAAGACAATGAAGGCCCTTCAACAATGCAACCTCTTTCCAGTGATTGACTTTATTTTTCAATGGTTGCTTGCAGAACAGCTCGCTACTAGTCTAATTTAAGATCTTCAAATCTCTCTTTACCAGTATGTAAAGAGATATTTGAAGATCTATAGAAAATACCAGTGTAAGTGAAGACCCTATTAAAAAGGATGATGTCTAAATTTGCAGGTGTTTTAGgggagctttttttttttttgggaatcaAAGCAATAAAAGTGAAATTGAATTCCTGTAAGAGAAAACCAGGAGTGAAGAAATGAGAGAGTGACAGAGAGTAAAGAGCTATCTGTGGTGCGTGGCATTCTCTGATAAAGGATGGCAGAAAAAAGCCATTTGGCCCCGGTGATTTGAGAGGATTCATTTGAAAGAGGACCAGCAAACTCAGCATCAAAGCAGTTCCTCTGCAACTGATTAAGCAGTGGATGAttgttgtaaaatattattaactGTGTATCTGAAAACTACAGGACACACATCACTGCTCGCTCTTTAACAACTCTCCTTTTCTAGGAAGCAAAGTCATTCTCGCACAGTTTCCACCTTCATACATAGTTACACAGTTTCCACCATCATATATAGTTACATGGAACATTTCCAGTGTAGCTTTGCAACTTTTGATCATAATCTGCAAATCTAGCcataattattttctttgataagtaACATCTaaccataataaaataatacaaaatgtcTAAATAATCccactatgatttttttttttattattataagaaaTAACCCCACCATGCTAAAAACCCATTCCAAAAGCTTACAGAGGACAACTTCTTAATATTTCACTCCATGAAAATGACAATAACCAGTTAATGCCAACTTATACTTCAGAGTCACTGGTGACTGCTACGAGGATCTGGATACATGGTCTgcaattgaaattcaaatgaTCAATTGTTGCCCCACAACATCTACATAATGCAGCAGTCAAAAGGCCTGAAAAAACATTAAACAGTTAGCCATCCCTAATATAAAGATAGGGGGGAGGAGACAGGTTCTCTCCTTCCAATTATTTCTCTTGTAAATTGATTAAGTAATAATATATGCATCacttataaattgaaaattatcttGCTACTAATGCTCATATGGATTATAGTATTAATTTTTCGTACTCCTTAACGTTGAGCAATTACTTTAGATAGCAATCATCTGATGGATCTGAGATGAGAAAAGTTTTGTAGCATAATCCTAACAACTAATAAGTGAGCAATCATTTATGGTAAGCTACACATGTAAATGTTGAGTCTTGAACCGAAAACCTCACTCTTGAACTTACTCTAACAAGGGGAGTaatgccatttgagctagagctcattaaCAAGTTCTTTTTTATGATTTCTACCCTACTATTTTTTTGGTCAAGCTTTTATAATATCACaacacacacgcacacgcacGCGGGCGCGCgcgcgtgcacacacacacatatatatatctcaTTTGCAAactatattaattaaaaaataaagaaaaatggcGTATTTAATGCTAGATCCATAAACAACCCTCTTTATATGTcttcaagaaaatttttgtgaatCTTCTATTTCTCTAAGTTAAGGCGTAGAATTCATTCTCTGGGGCTGTTTTAGTTTTCCTAATACTCAAAATAACACAGGACTTCAGAAGCTAATGAAAATGTCAAGTAACCAATGCGAAAACCTTATTTATATGCAAAAACAATCTCAATTAATGATTAATTTAGCTGATTGAATGCCTATATACTTAGAGACAAGGCAAGACTCTTACAGCTTGAGATAGCTGACCTATACGGCGAAGACCTCATTGCCATGATAAACACCAGTTCAAGTGACAATAAAATCTTTAAAagtaaatatacatataaattgAATAACACCCCTCGGCAGGTTTCCCTTTTTATTTGGACAGCGGTGTGGGAGAAGATACTCACTGGTGACAATTTGAGGTAaggttattaacttattatattgTGGACTGGTATTGCATGTGCCGATGTTATGAGGAAATGGTGGATCATTTATCGATTCACTGTGATGGGGCTTATCAGTTGGGAAGCTTTGTTTTTAGATATTTTGGTGTTAGTGCTAGATCTGTTGATTGGGTGGATGAATTGGTTGGGAAACACTTgtttgacatttggaatttgattcctTTGTGTCTGGTGTGGTGCATTTGGAGGAAGCGCAACATTTGCACATTCAAGGATGTGGAGAGCTCAGGTGATCAGCTCCTTGCATTGTTTGTAGGCACTTCATATGATTGATCTCAGAATTGGGGACTCACTTCTAGTGACTTTCTCCCTATTTTTAgagattcattttttttttgtacatagTTTTTGGAACTTGTTTTACTTTTCTGGCTGCTGTGTTTCTGTTTGCATGAAGTAGtctttacaaaacaaaaacatgcaTTTAAACTATCAATAATGGAaacatcaataatataattCTATAGTATTACAGACAATAATACaacaccactatatatacaGCCCTGCACAACAGAAGACTACAAGAAGCCATATATGCACATGGTCGAAGCACATAAGCCCATAAAACTAGTCTATTTCCATTTATCTATCAACAAGTTAATACCTTCCAGGGTATGGTTTTATCAAGCTTGTTACAGAGGAATCAATATTTATATGTGAAAAATATGCAGTAAAGGGGATGACCCTTCCACTTCAACTTGAACAACTCAACAAACCTGAGCAAACCCAAACCTGCTTTTAGACCTCAAAGCCCAAACGAAGACTGCGCACAACTGACAGCCCTTAGAGTGAGGGTTGGGTCACCCTTCAACCTGACCCAAACTGCCCAAGCAGAAGCCCCACTTTGTTCAACACCAAAACCTCCTAGTTAGATAGTCCTAGCCATAGGACCTAGTCTATTCTTTTGCCTCAGCGTTGGACATAGTTTTATTGCAGGCAAGTCAAAGAAAGCAGATGCAACCGCtgctttttttattgttaatttacACACTGACTCAGTGGGTTTTGAACCCATAACCCCATCATCCATCCTATTATTGTGGAATGAGAAAGTGTCATTTGAGCTACAGCTCATTGGCCAAGTACAACCAATGGTTGCAGAGAGAACTTGACCAAACATATTCAGTTGTCGATCTTAACCAGTGGCCAGTGCACTACTTGTTCATtatcagatatgatttttcacATGAACCACAAGCAAAAAGGAATACAGAAAAGTGAAGCTTACATGTATTCAGCACCTCAGAGTGTAGCCATGATGTAACTGACAAAGTTCTGAACCTTAAGATCACCACTGTGTCTCCCCATTTGTTATCTATCATACCGATCCTATATAAAGGGAAATATATCTGTCCTGTCGTAGTAATATCAAGGACTGTACTTCTGCATTCTCTTTCAATAAAGAGATCTGATTATATCTTGATTAACAGAATTTCTGCCTCCGCTAGCAATGTATTTTCTTCTCTATTGTGCAGGTGACAATTCCTgtgaaaatttatttcaattactCCAACAACTCATGTAAACAATATTCCAATCACTTGTTATTGAACCCCATCTGCTTAAGCCACAAAAGTTCAAAGACCCAAAATGTGGACATTCAAATGCATCAGTTTTGCAGTTTTCCATAAATTTCACGCATCAACAAGTTGGAGTCATTAACAACGCGCCTGCTTTCATAAACAATATAACTGCATAATTCATGTCTTGGTGCTGGCCTGTGTGTTCGTAATTGATACAGGGGATCCGTGATCACAGATTTACTACACAACTCCCTGGCTGGCTGGACATGATTCCACCAAAAATCAGAGAGTGCTATTTTTAACACATGCCAGTACCCTATATCTCTGTATAATCGGAATAGACTACTCCCTTTAGGAGTCCAAACATAGAAATCCATCCAATCCCTGTCCATTATTTCCATTAAACCCTGAGCTTGTGGAATGCAGTAAAGGGGGACTCGTGACCAGGGGACAGCTTTGCTCATATCTCCATTGAAAAATGGACACTTTATCTCCAGCACTCCTCGTGAAGGCAGCCCATAAACTAGCCTCTCAACTACGCCATCTGGTGAACCTGCTAGCCAATCATCTTTTGGGTCCCTCTCACCATAAACCTGAAATTCAGGAAACAAAACAGTGTTTCCCGTTATAAGCTTGTATCTTTCAAGTGCTTCCTCTTCTTTAATATTGCTCCAACAGGTAGCCAGGTTGCCTGAAAATGGCTCGATTGCCCCAATTTTCTCTAACCATAGTTGGGCTCTTCGTTGAGGCCAAAAACCAATAGCCCCAGCAAAAGTGCTCGCCGTCAATTTATGTTTCCTGTGTTCTTGCCAATTTTTGAACCAGTGCTGAAGACCACTTGATCGAAGAATAGAATTGGTTTCACCAGTTGCAAATTTTTGAGGGCGACCAGATTGACtcaaaatttttccatagaaATGATTAGGAATTTGTACACTGTAGTTCCTACAATTGCTAGTATATCTAAAGAGCACACCAATGCTGTGGCTACTCTTGTGCTTGTGATATGACAGCAGGACAAGAGGGAAGCAAGAAGCAAGTTCTTCACtgcccaagaaaaaaaaaatgtcagtgGAAGAAAATAGAATAGAGTGGATACATTTTTTAAACAAGGGGCAATGATCTAGATGGTAAAATGTTTGCAGCTCATGAACATGTAGAATTGAACTGGGTATTTACTTATATAATATGCTGGTCAACATAACACCAACACCATGACAAAAGCTCAACTCAGAGATCATTGAGCAATAACTACACTGCAAATGATCCCTTTCCCCCTCAGAGataatgtatatatattcaGTCAATAACTATATACCTCTAAATCAACGggtattaaagaaaaatgttcTAGAAATATGAAAATACTAACTTTTGCAGTTACTATGATTCATCAGTCATCACactataataataacaataaaccATGGATACATGACCCACTAGCCAGAGCCGTGAATCATGTAATCCAGGGGAATTCCTAGTGGGGATCGTCTTTCATTTCATTATACATGATTTCTGTACTTCATTCTGAAAATTATAACTTTTGCTGTTATCATCACAAAATTTACGAAAATGGGGGGAAAAAATcaagttgttttattaaaaaaacacaatcagCAGTAGCAACTAACAATAACAAGTGGTTATAACAGAACACCAGTAAAACTTTGCCCCTAGTTACAGCAATAACTCTTGATTTCTCTAACCTGTTGGTTTCAATAAGTGCTGTttgtaaccaaaaaaagaaaaaagaaagcaaatatTTCTAGCTAGCTTGAAGAGTGGAAGAATAGGAACACGGAGATAGAGGGTAGTGACTAACCGAGCAAGATTGTGAGGAGTCCGAAGCATAGGAACTCCGATTAAGCCCcttttaatttagtttaatGCACTCTTTTATTCACcatcgtctctctctctctccctctctcacaaaCCCTACTTGGCTTGTACAGCAACCTGTGTGTTTTGACAGCCACATGTATTGCGAAATATGTGAGGGTTTAGAGAGGGTTTTACTGTCCAATTCAAAgcccggatttttttttttttttttttgataggacaAAGCCCGGAATTAAGTTTTAGGCTTTAGCTACAACCCCGttataaacttcttttttttttttttttttttttgagaagatataAACTTTAACTCGTGTATATCCGTATTATCTTCATATTTTgttcatacttacaaaattttaaagtgatcaaagattaataattatgtcatcaatcaattatttaaattcaagtttttgtagtctaaaataatatataaaaaataagtttatggagcgaatggtaaataatatccaattgatatgaaaattagcatgaatgttaagaatatatagagCATCCAATCAATggtgagatttttaaaatatgaattttataacaagttattggatAGTATAATActacttagagttacactaggtgtaattTGAGCAtaacctctatatatatatatatatatatatatatatatatatatatatatatatatatatatatatgaatacattgttccttaagttctccttttaaaatttagtcatgtggctacttaactaaaacaTACACTTCTATCTCATAAGAAAAAATCTGCATGGCTGAATCTCAAGAAGAGAACCTAAGAAACAGCACACAAGTACTATACCTAAATCttgttctatatatatactCCTTTAAGAacttttttggacaaaatttagtcacaaaattagttgtagcataagactacaaccttactcaatatcattaacattactacatatttcgaaaatctaaccgttggatggaatgttctttatgctcttaatatacatgtcaaattttgtgccaattgaatattatttactatatgatctataagattatatttcatgcataattttaaactaaaaaaatttgcaatttaaacaatttattgatgacatagatattaatctttaattttctagaaattttgtaagtatagagtatataaaaagaaaatgtaatcaaatagtatatttgtcaaaattcaccttcaataaaaaaaaaatattaagtaaggttgtagccttaaacTATGTCCAATTTTGCAACTAAATTTGgtctaacttaaaaaaaaaaaaaaaaaaaaaaaaattgaaataaaccCCATTATAAAATTGGACAAGTGTCCCGCCATGGTCACATGATAACTATCAAagtttaaaccaaaaaaaaattattttcttttaattagatGATAAAAAACACTCATCATAAAATGAACACTAAATAAGTTTGCTTTTAgcttaaaaattatgtttttaccTCAATATAAGTTTATAATCTCATGCTCTAACATGAAATTGGATCAAAGGTTAGAAATCAATAATTGGGACGCGTAATAGTTTTattactcaaaaattaaaatgcaatcATGTTTGTCCATATTAATAAGAATATATTTAGAACtgtaaataaattaagttgATTTTGAAAAGCTTGAACTTTATCGAGGAAAATGTTTGTTTATGTTCGACTTAGGGATGTACATGTGTCGAATAGGGTCAGGTTTGTGACCAACCCGCAACTGTCCCGATGACATTGAGTTTTCAACACAAAGACCAGTAGTCGATTGTGAAAATTTATGAGTCGAGTCAGATCGAACTTAGTTGGATAACGGTTAGGTCAATTGAAGTTGATAAATATGCTAGCAAATGTTTTTCTCAACAACGAtctgcatttttattttttgtcagaTCTTCGCTGGATTTAAGCAAAAACCATCGAATCGTAGTTAGATTTGAACATAAACAAAGAAATCTAGCCAGAAACATGAGATCTTAATCAGATCTAACTGAAAACCACATTTTTGTCACTGGATTGTAACTGGATTTAACTGAAATTTGACCACAAACTACCAGATCTTCACTAAATCTCATCGAAAACCACCTTTTATTTGCTGAATCTGAATGGATCTTGGTAGATCCGACCTTCTTTCAAGGTTTGGTCAATTAGATTAGGTTGCTCGAGTTTTAAGAGAAGGAGACCTGCCACTTGACCCACTAGTGTTAGTTGTTGAAGTTTGAGACCCACTGCCGATTGGCTCTCTACTTAGATCAAACGATTTTAATTTGGGTGGCTTTGGGTCGAATGGTTTTGTTGGATCTCAATTGGGGATGGATAGCCCTGATGTTCATTTATTTAGCAAACAAGCTAGACTCAAACCCACGTTTAAGCTGAAACCACTAAACTTTTCTAaataacgctctgtttgtttcagcatcaacgttttctagaaaatagttcatttttcaaagagcattttttagaaaactatatcatttttcagtgtctggtaacgaccttgaaaatgagtttgagaatgttttctagtatttggtatgcaaatttttatttttatttttttatatctcttgtgtaatttaaaacatgcgtattatataaactaactaatgtaatcaatattataaaaaaaaaccaagaatgtatttggttttcatactaaaattttgacaatagatacaataaaaattagctgtcaaattttcatgatctctaccactcattttgctcatatatatggacaggaacgtccacacacacacacacacatacatacatacatacatacatacatatatatatatatatatatcaaccttttgtctatatacataaaattgataggggaatacatctttaataagtacaaaataacaataatttttcattgtcTACACTCTTTTTGCtggtacactaattgtctactatggcCAACcagaagtctttaatattactcaaaattatatatttatataatgtatttacataatatcatcactacatagtATCTGTATAATGTATCTATTAACAAAAAAGATTGtcctatgtaaaagcaatttagagccatatatgcactatgtttaaaattttcattttttacttcattcattcattcattctttctttttttatattttta
This genomic interval carries:
- the LOC142620308 gene encoding uncharacterized protein LOC142620308, with translation MAFTIEEIWRARNRSLHQNCVWDVSSSIRLVHTRCHEFSTIITPPAAHSLPLPVSVWSPPSADCIKINIDVAISDTNDAIAVVARDHCGVPIKIWARLIKETTPFQAETTALLWAVQLAKMENWSRDIFEGDTKICFDAINAPNQPFSWCIRTQLLNIIAAAEFFFSCSFV
- the LOC142618795 gene encoding uncharacterized protein LOC142618795, producing the protein MLRTPHNLAREELASCFPLVLLSYHKHKSSHSIGVLFRYTSNCRNYSVQIPNHFYGKILSQSGRPQKFATGETNSILRSSGLQHWFKNWQEHRKHKLTASTFAGAIGFWPQRRAQLWLEKIGAIEPFSGNLATCWSNIKEEEALERYKLITGNTVLFPEFQVYGERDPKDDWLAGSPDGVVERLVYGLPSRGVLEIKCPFFNGDMSKAVPWSRVPLYCIPQAQGLMEIMDRDWMDFYVWTPKGSSLFRLYRDIGYWHVLKIALSDFWWNHVQPARELCSKSVITDPLYQLRTHRPAPRHELCSYIVYESRRVVNDSNLLMREIYGKLQN
- the LOC142620307 gene encoding putative mitochondrial protein AtMg00310 — encoded protein: MSTFNIPKKVCENLDSLSRRFWWNPKKSEGKFLAWRSWDKLCYPKSQGGLKFKKAKDINNALLDKLAWMISSKRDNLDMNILRSKYRVSEDWLQSKPPKRASPIWKAIELAKKIIVKGACYTIGTWTSINVWTNPWVPWIEGFIPTPKEEVYSQHPILVSHLIDPNLHCWKHNLVKELFNPPSAQAILSIPIPSRPLPDKFIWTPDPKGNFSVKSTYHTSRSHLPSLPHGGIC